The Roseimicrobium gellanilyticum DNA segment ATGACGTACCATGCACCCACCCTGGCCATGGCCTCGACCCTGGCGGTGATGGTAGGTCTGCTTGGGTTCCTCGTTTATGTGCAGCAGAGCCGCGCGCACCGTCTCGCCATGCAGCGTGTGTCCTTTGTGAATCGTGTCTCTCATGAGCTCCGCACGCCGCTGACGAACATGTTGCTGAACCTCGACATCATCGAGGACTCACTGCCGCATGAGGGGCGTGCCGCATCACGCCTGGCGCTGGTGCGCGAGGAGGCGGGCCGTCTCGCGAGACTCATCGCGAATGTGCTCACCTTCTCGAAGCGCGAGCAAGGGGCACTGAAGCTCCGACCGGTGGAGTGCCGGCCAGCCCAGGTGGTGGATGCGGTGCTGGAGCAGTTCTCCGCCAGCTTTGCGAGGCATGGCATTGCCGTCACACGCAATGACACCAGAGATGATACACCCTGCAATCTGGACCCGGACGCGCTTTCACAGATCACCGCGAACCTGCTCTCCAACGTGGAGAAGTACGCGCCCGGAGCCCCGGTACACATTTCCACGACACGAGAAGGACTGAGCTTCATCTTGCGGGTGAGTGACGGCGGTCCGGGCATTGCCAGTGCAGAGGTGGAGCGCATTTTCCAACCCTTCGTGAGATTGGACGATCGTGTCACTGCCGGCGTCACGGGAACAGGCCTGGGACTCAGCATTGCACGAGAACTGGCGGAACGCATGGGCGGCACGCTGGAACTTCAGCCTGCGGGAAATGGCACGGGTAAAGGAGCAAGCTTCGTGCTGCGAGTGCCTATTTCGGACGCTTCCAGTCAGCTCCACATCGAACCCCCACCCTCCAACCTACGGGAGGCCACGCCCTCATGAAGCTGCTGCTCGCCGATGATGATCCCATCACGCTTGACTCCTTGGCGGCCTGCCTGGAGCCGGAGGGATTCACCAGCGTGCTGGCCCGGGATGGCGCCGAGGCATTTGCACTCTGGCAGCAGCAGAGACCCGCGCTGGTCTGCCTGGACATCATGATGCCGCGCATGGATGGCTATGAAGTCTGCCGTCGCATCCGTGAACAGGATGCCTCAGTGCCGGTGCTTTTCCTCAGTGCGAAAAGTGAGGAGGTGGATGTGGTCGTGGGCCTGCGGCTGGGCGCGGATGACTTCATCCGCAAACCGTTTGGAAAGCAGGAGCTCCTGGCCCGCATTCATGCGGCCTTGCGCCGCTCCCAGAAGAATGGCGGAAGCGGACGACCAAGGGCTTTCACCATGCAGGATATCATGGTGTATCCACACGAGCTGCGCGCCACGCGTGGCGAGACAGAAATGGATCTCACGCCCCGCGAGGTCTCCATTCTCCAGCTTCTCCACGAGCGTGCCGGTGAAGCGGTCACCCGGGATGAGCTGCTCGATCGCTGCTGGGGCCTGCAATACCTGCCGGAGTCCCGCACGTTGGATCAGCACATCGCCAAGCTGAGGCGAAAGGTGGAGCTGGATGTGGAGAATCCGCATATCATCGAGACAGTACGGGGGATGGGCTATCGCCATCGCGTCAGTGCAGCGGTGGGCTAGGGTGGCAGCTGCCATGCGCAGGGGTGCGGCATTTTTTACTTGGGTTTCCACAGACCGCCTCCTAGGATTTCACCGTCCATCCACTGTATCCGCGGGCGGACAGGACTCCCATGCAGTTCCCAAGCTTTCCATTTTTTCCGGGCGTCCGCCTGGCGCTGATCTTCGCCATTGGAGTGACTGGGAGTTCTCTGGGCCAATCACCCCAGGCGGGCCTCCGGCCCCAGCTCTCTCTTGAGCAGCTTGAGGCGGGGACGACGGCAGACTATCCCGAGCCTACGAGGCTCCTGGGACACCGGTACAAGTCAGGTGACGGAGTGGAACAGGACGTGATGAGGGCTGCTGAGCTCTATCGCATGGCCATGGCTCTGGGCGACCTGGATGCGGTGTTTGCCCTGGCCATCTGTCATCTGGAAGGCGAAGGCGTGGAGAAGAGTGATGCCCGAGCCATGGAGCTCATGCGGGAAGCTGCAGCGCGGGGCCAGATCCAAGCAACGTCCATGACCGCGATGGCCCAGGCATCCAAGGCCGCAGACGAAGGTTTCTATCGCCGCTTCACTGCGTATCTGGATGGAGGCGCGTCTGGTGGCGACGTGCGATCCGTGGCGGCGCGCGCCGTGCTGCATCTGATGAATTCCAAGACGGATGACGCACTCCGCACGTCTGTGGATATGCTGACCAAGGCTGCGGAATTGGGGGATCTGGATGCCGCATTCAGTCTGGGACAGTGTTACCGTCTTGGGCTGGGGGTTCCCAAAGACAACCGCAAGGCAGCGCTTCTGTATGCCAAGGGTGCGGCGTTGGGCCACGTGCCGAGCATGTGCAATTTTGGAGTTTGT contains these protein-coding regions:
- a CDS encoding sensor histidine kinase — protein: MAHGAPRLPLVLLLLAAVCIFAGGVVLSRREQVTRETRDREPLRHFALALQKELLRLEALHQDHLESLAKRLSMGNAGGTGQECENIAGVVECTFLPKSRARAEEHVRLQRIKPGAYARPTYESPSLVRADLRLLDPVPFPGVDEPHHGWLEDPGWPLMYWNQSPKQHTVFLTIEPREVQVATSEWIKEWLKGQPAYAPLLSDHVQLASPSGAVLLPTSIGITHLEPPHWSQALVTRYGSWHLASWDRMRTQMTYHAPTLAMASTLAVMVGLLGFLVYVQQSRAHRLAMQRVSFVNRVSHELRTPLTNMLLNLDIIEDSLPHEGRAASRLALVREEAGRLARLIANVLTFSKREQGALKLRPVECRPAQVVDAVLEQFSASFARHGIAVTRNDTRDDTPCNLDPDALSQITANLLSNVEKYAPGAPVHISTTREGLSFILRVSDGGPGIASAEVERIFQPFVRLDDRVTAGVTGTGLGLSIARELAERMGGTLELQPAGNGTGKGASFVLRVPISDASSQLHIEPPPSNLREATPS
- a CDS encoding response regulator transcription factor, producing MKLLLADDDPITLDSLAACLEPEGFTSVLARDGAEAFALWQQQRPALVCLDIMMPRMDGYEVCRRIREQDASVPVLFLSAKSEEVDVVVGLRLGADDFIRKPFGKQELLARIHAALRRSQKNGGSGRPRAFTMQDIMVYPHELRATRGETEMDLTPREVSILQLLHERAGEAVTRDELLDRCWGLQYLPESRTLDQHIAKLRRKVELDVENPHIIETVRGMGYRHRVSAAVG